A genomic region of Paenibacillus sp. PL2-23 contains the following coding sequences:
- a CDS encoding phosphotransferase: protein MLEKLPKQLVHHDLLVFNLLAHENKIKGVLDFDFISLDVSFMEFAICLNHVLQMSNGSLEMAEAYDYNTPLQRLLESYLL from the coding sequence TTGTTAGAAAAGCTGCCTAAACAATTAGTTCATCATGATTTATTGGTGTTCAACTTATTGGCTCATGAAAATAAAATTAAAGGTGTTCTGGATTTCGATTTCATTTCGCTTGATGTGAGTTTCATGGAGTTTGCTATTTGCCTTAATCATGTCTTACAGATGTCTAACGGATCTCTAGAAATGGCTGAGGCATATGATTATAATACTCCTCTACAGCGATTGCTTGAATCCTATTTGCTATGA
- a CDS encoding putative holin-like toxin, protein MEVKDALTLMIGFGALIIALLTLVVAIIAIFNQQK, encoded by the coding sequence ATGGAGGTTAAAGATGCTTTGACGTTGATGATCGGTTTTGGGGCGCTTATTATAGCGCTGCTGACGCTGGTCGTTGCTATCATTGCAATATTTAATCAACAAAAATAG
- a CDS encoding DDE-type integrase/transposase/recombinase gives MNRQKKSDEVAAERFQLLSPLLASGLDAAKAAQLKSAICAQSGLSERTLRRYLAEYRKDGFDGLKPKLKGRKPLPDTIPTEVLEEAILLRREVPKRSVRQIIQILEWEEKIAPGIIKRSTLQARLTRRGYSSRQMRMYAGGGTAARRFQKQSRNRLWQSDIKYGPYLPIGPGGSKKQVYLVLFVDDATRYVLHGAFYASMEQAIVEDSFRRAIEKYGVPEAVYFDNGKQYRTTWMNRTCAKLGIRLLFAKPYSPESKGKVERLNGAVQSFLDEVALENVKTLTELNDWFQVWLSECYQNKPHAALANKQTPEAAFRSDPAALQFVNSEHLAASFLHAEQRKVDKAGCISFQGKKYEVGLLFIGQTVQVVYDPADITEVTIEYEGCTPWKARELIIGERAGKRPALPEHLQKQSATESRLLRGAERKHDERAQTQTPAVSYRMLRKEAGKDV, from the coding sequence ATGAACAGACAAAAGAAATCGGACGAGGTTGCGGCGGAACGCTTTCAACTGCTGTCGCCGCTCCTAGCATCCGGTCTGGATGCGGCGAAGGCGGCTCAGTTAAAGTCGGCCATTTGTGCGCAGTCCGGCTTATCAGAGAGGACGCTGCGCCGGTACTTGGCCGAATATCGCAAGGATGGGTTCGACGGACTCAAGCCGAAACTCAAAGGCCGGAAGCCGCTGCCAGACACCATACCAACTGAGGTGCTGGAAGAAGCGATCCTGCTTCGGCGGGAGGTGCCGAAGCGGAGTGTGCGCCAAATTATCCAGATCCTCGAATGGGAGGAGAAGATCGCACCTGGAATAATTAAACGCAGCACCCTGCAGGCGAGATTAACCAGGCGCGGTTACAGTTCAAGGCAGATGCGGATGTATGCCGGTGGCGGTACGGCCGCGCGGCGCTTTCAGAAGCAGTCCCGCAATCGCTTATGGCAGAGTGACATCAAGTATGGGCCGTACCTTCCCATTGGTCCTGGCGGTTCGAAGAAACAAGTCTATCTGGTGTTATTCGTGGATGACGCGACGCGGTATGTGCTGCATGGAGCCTTCTACGCGTCGATGGAGCAAGCCATCGTCGAGGACAGTTTCCGAAGAGCGATCGAGAAATACGGTGTCCCAGAGGCCGTGTACTTCGACAACGGCAAGCAATACCGCACGACTTGGATGAACCGGACGTGCGCGAAACTCGGTATTCGCTTGCTCTTTGCCAAGCCCTACTCTCCGGAAAGTAAAGGCAAGGTTGAGCGTCTAAACGGCGCTGTGCAGAGCTTTCTGGACGAGGTCGCGCTTGAGAACGTTAAGACACTCACCGAGCTTAACGACTGGTTCCAAGTATGGCTTTCGGAGTGCTACCAGAATAAACCCCATGCCGCGCTGGCGAACAAACAAACACCCGAAGCTGCGTTTCGGAGCGATCCGGCAGCGCTTCAGTTCGTAAATTCCGAGCACCTCGCGGCCAGCTTCCTCCACGCGGAACAGCGGAAAGTGGATAAGGCCGGCTGTATCAGCTTTCAAGGCAAGAAGTATGAAGTTGGGCTGTTGTTCATTGGGCAAACGGTTCAAGTCGTCTATGACCCGGCAGATATCACAGAAGTGACGATCGAATACGAGGGATGTACGCCTTGGAAAGCACGGGAGCTCATCATTGGAGAAAGGGCTGGCAAGCGGCCGGCCCTTCCAGAGCATTTGCAGAAGCAGTCAGCAACGGAATCCCGCTTGCTCCGAGGTGCCGAGCGGAAGCATGACGAGCGCGCACAAACCCAAACGCCGGCCGTCTCCTACCGCATGCTGAGGAAGGAGGCTGGCAAGGATGTTTGA
- a CDS encoding DUF6431 domain-containing protein: MWYRSSGERAKLIIRRLYCRPCARIHHELPDLLVPYKRYDAESIEGVWAEPDASVVAADESTISRWLAWFQVWAVYAAAALHAISTRFQLPVEQASVAPQSALHALGRYVGDAAGWLGRTVRPIANLNLWVTDPFCLSVR, from the coding sequence GTGTGGTACAGAAGCAGCGGAGAACGGGCGAAGCTCATCATTCGGAGGTTGTATTGTAGGCCATGCGCGAGAATTCATCATGAACTGCCGGATCTGCTTGTCCCCTACAAGCGTTATGACGCTGAAAGCATCGAAGGTGTATGGGCAGAACCAGATGCTTCGGTAGTAGCCGCAGACGAATCCACCATTTCTAGATGGCTGGCCTGGTTTCAGGTTTGGGCGGTGTATGCAGCAGCAGCTCTACACGCCATTAGTACCCGGTTTCAGCTTCCTGTGGAACAAGCGTCCGTTGCTCCACAGTCCGCACTCCACGCTTTAGGACGGTATGTCGGTGACGCAGCCGGATGGCTAGGAAGAACTGTCCGCCCCATCGCCAATTTAAATCTTTGGGTTACAGACCCGTTCTGCCTGTCTGTCCGCTGA
- a CDS encoding putative holin-like toxin, protein MEVKDALTLMIGFGALIIALLTLVVAIIAIFNQQK, encoded by the coding sequence ATGGAGGTTAAAGATGCTTTGACGTTGATGATCGGTTTTGGGGCGCTAATTATAGCGCTGCTGACGTTGGTTGTTGCCATCATAGCAATATTTAATCAACAAAAATAG